The DNA segment GTTCTCGTCTTTCAAGCAGTTTTCAACAGGCAGTCAGGAGGAACACGGTATGGGTTTTCTCGACAAGCTCAAAGCGATGGGCGCGCAGGCGAGCAAGGAAGCGCAGGACGGCTGGAGCCGTTTCAATAACGGCGCATTTGCCGACGCGACAATGGCGGCGTGCGCGCTGATCGGCGCGGCAGACGGCAAGATCGACCAGACCGAGCGCAGCCGCACCGCGCAGTTCATCACCACCAGCGACAAGCTCAAGGCGTTCAATGTCTCGGATATGCGCGACAAGTATGACCGCTACTGCGACAAGATCACCGCCGATTTCGACTTCGGCAAGATTGAGCTGATGCAGGCCATCGGCAAGGTGGCGGGCAAGCCGGAACAGGCCCGCGCCGTGGTGCAACTGGCGGTTGTTATCGCCAATGCCGACGGCGAATTCGACGAGAAGGAAATGGGCGTGGTGCGCGAGATTGCCCAGGCCCTAAAGCTGGACCCGTCCGAATTTAACGTCTGAACACCCAAACCATCCCTTCGTCAATTCGCGATTCATTCCCTATTAGGAGGCACCAACATGGCAGTATCACTGAAAAAAGGCGGCAACGTTTCCCTGAGCAAAGAGGCCCCCGGCCTGACGGCCATCACCGTGGGTCTGGGCTGGGACCCCCGCGCCACCGACGGTAAAGAGTTCGATCTAGACGCGAGCGCCTTTACGCTGAAGGCCGACGGTAAGGTCCGCGCCGACGGCGATTTCATCTTCTACAACAACAAGGTTTCCTCTGATGGCAGTGTGGTGCATAACGGCGACAACCGCACCGGCGAGGGCGAGGGCGACGACGAGACCATTGACATCGACCTGAGCAAGGTGCCCGCCGACATCGACAAGGTGGCGATTACCGTGACCATCGACGAGGCCGACACCCGTGGCCAGAGCTTCGGACAGGTGGGCGGCGCGTTTATCCGCGTGATGAACAAGGACGGCGGCGCGGAGATCGCCCGTTATGACCTGAGCGAGGACTACAGCACCGAGACCGCCGTGATCTTCGGCGAGATCTACCGCAACGGCACAGACTGGAAGTTCCGCGCGGTGGGTCAGGGCTTCGCAGGCGGTCTGGCCCCAATGGCCCGCAACTTCGGCGTCAACGTCTGAGCCATCGTTAAGGCAGTTCACAGTTAAGACGTTGGGGAGGTTGGGAACGCGGTTTCCAGCCTCCCTTTTTCCACACCCCCGTAAAAAGGAGAACATGCAGACCTTCACAACCGGGCAAAAAGCACAACTGAGTACCCTGACCCCGCAGACCAATCTGACTTTAACGGTGCAGGTGACTGGCCCCGCCTCCGAATATGACCTGATTCTGTTCGGTCTGGACGCGGCGGGCAAACTGAGCGATGACCGCTACATGGTCTTTTTTAACCAGCCGCGCAGCCCGGAAGGCGCGTTGGAGATGAAAAGCGGGGCGCGCAATGAGAAGGTGTTTCAGGTAGACCTGTCCCGCCTACCCACCAGTGTTCGCCGCCTGAGTCTGGCCTCCACGGTGGACAGCGGCGCGTTTAACGCCATTGACCACGCCGAAGTCACGCTGAGCAGTTCCGGCACTCCGCTAATGAATTACCGCGTCACCGGGCGCGATTTTCAGCAGCAGAAGGCGGTCATGCTGCTGGACCTGTATTTCAAGGACGTCTGGCGTGTGGGCGCAGTGGGCCAGGGCTTCAACGGTGGTCTGGACGCACTGGTCAAGCACTTTGGCGGCACGGTGGCGGATACACCCGCCGCTCGTCCTCCCGCACCAACACCGACGCCTGCACCAACCCCCGCCACCCCACGTCCCCCACCCACACCTGCCGCAGCGCCCACACCGCCCGCCCCCACCATCAATCTGGGCAAGATCACGCTGGACAAGCAGGGCCAGAGCGCCAAGATTTCTCTGCGGAAGGACGGCCAGAAAGACCCCATCAGCGTCAACTTGAACTGGGACAAGGGCGGCGGCTTTCTGCGGGCCAGTGCAGACCTGGACCTGGGTTGCATGTTTGTGATGCAGGACGGGCAGAAGGGCGTGATTCAGGCGCTGGGCAACAGCTTTGGCAGTGACCGCTTTGAGCCGTTCATCCTGCTGGACAAGGATGACCGTAGCGGCGCGTCCAGCGACGGCGAGAATCTGGTGATCTCGCGCCCGGACCTGATTCATACCGTCGTCATTTTCGCCTTCATCTACCAGGGAACCTCTGATTTTACCAAGGTCAACGCCCGCCTGACCATGAAAGACCC comes from the Deinococcus sp. AJ005 genome and includes:
- a CDS encoding tellurite resistance TerB family protein; translated protein: MGFLDKLKAMGAQASKEAQDGWSRFNNGAFADATMAACALIGAADGKIDQTERSRTAQFITTSDKLKAFNVSDMRDKYDRYCDKITADFDFGKIELMQAIGKVAGKPEQARAVVQLAVVIANADGEFDEKEMGVVREIAQALKLDPSEFNV
- a CDS encoding TerD family protein — encoded protein: MAVSLKKGGNVSLSKEAPGLTAITVGLGWDPRATDGKEFDLDASAFTLKADGKVRADGDFIFYNNKVSSDGSVVHNGDNRTGEGEGDDETIDIDLSKVPADIDKVAITVTIDEADTRGQSFGQVGGAFIRVMNKDGGAEIARYDLSEDYSTETAVIFGEIYRNGTDWKFRAVGQGFAGGLAPMARNFGVNV
- a CDS encoding TerD family protein — translated: MQTFTTGQKAQLSTLTPQTNLTLTVQVTGPASEYDLILFGLDAAGKLSDDRYMVFFNQPRSPEGALEMKSGARNEKVFQVDLSRLPTSVRRLSLASTVDSGAFNAIDHAEVTLSSSGTPLMNYRVTGRDFQQQKAVMLLDLYFKDVWRVGAVGQGFNGGLDALVKHFGGTVADTPAARPPAPTPTPAPTPATPRPPPTPAAAPTPPAPTINLGKITLDKQGQSAKISLRKDGQKDPISVNLNWDKGGGFLRASADLDLGCMFVMQDGQKGVIQALGNSFGSDRFEPFILLDKDDRSGASSDGENLVISRPDLIHTVVIFAFIYQGTSDFTKVNARLTMKDPRGNEIAVQLSNPDMRRTFCAIASIENVGGEVKITKEERYFKDHQEADQHFGFGFRWSAGSK